In one Lycium barbarum isolate Lr01 chromosome 7, ASM1917538v2, whole genome shotgun sequence genomic region, the following are encoded:
- the LOC132603194 gene encoding uncharacterized protein LOC132603194: MPTLNLFTNVPVDAVVASDILKDATKAVAKIIGKPESYVMILLNGGVPIAFAGTEAPAAYGELISIGGLGPSVNGKLCSTIAEILQTKLSIDSGRFYIKFYDSPRPFFGFNGSTF; this comes from the exons ATGCCAACTCTAAATCTGTTCACAAATGTGCCAGTGGATGCAGTAGTTGCTTCTGATATTCTTAAAGATGCTACTAAAGCTGTTGCTAAAATTATTGGCAAACCCGAGTCA TATGTGATGATCTTGTTGAATGGAGGAGTTCCTATTGCATTTGCTGGTACCGAAGCTCCTGCTGCCTACGGAGAATTAATCTCCATTGGGGGTCTTGGACCTAGTGTGAATGGCAAACTCTGTTCAACCATTGCAGAGATTCTTCAAACAAAGCTGTCAATAGACAGCGGCAGATTCTACATAAAGTTTTATGATTCTCCG CGCCCGTTTTTTGGGTTCAATGGCTCAACTTTTTGA
- the LOC132603195 gene encoding pentatricopeptide repeat-containing protein At3g14730-like, translating into MSQRIFLMKSLSIFKAQCQYSISFSSIAYKSFDIKTLIVSLQSSANEKNIIGGKQIHCHMLRCGHLNLSPMPTTSLINMYSKCNSISNALSVFFTSPLDHNVFAYNAIIAGLIANDLPKRVFEFYFQMRVVGVMPDKFTFPCVLKACINEVDVKKIHALVFKLGLEDDLFIGSALLHSYLMYGLVDFALDVFEDLPEREDVVLWNAMINGYAQTGEFGSALMVFRWMIEDGVVPNKFSITGVLSALANYGEFYNGKVIHGFVIKMGFDLGVAISNALIDMYGKCSCVADAFEVFEMMYDKDIFSWNSIICVHEQCGDHEGTLRVFKRMLSAGVRPDLVSVTTTLPACAHLAALRHGREMHAYMIVNGLRKDAADKEYNDTYIDNAILDMYAKCGSMREAQLIFDTMNFKDVASWNIMIKGYGMHGFGVKALELFCDMCKAELRPDDVTFVGVLSACSHSGLVKQGREFLAQMQPKYGVVPSIEHYTSVIDMLGRAGQLEAAYELLLTMPIKANSVVWRAFLAACRLHGNSDLAEVAANQVLDLEPEHCGSYVILSNVYGQTGRYEEVLEVRDAMKLQNVRKTPGCSWIELRNGVHVFITADKSHPEGNLIYAGLNSLTARLREHGYTPESDALESSP; encoded by the coding sequence TAAAGCACAATGCCAATATTCAATCAGTTTTTCATCCATTGCTTACAAGTCTTTTGATATCAAGACTTTAATTGTATCACTTCAATCAAGTGCTAATGAAAAAAACATCATAGGAGGGAAACAAATCCATTGCCATATGCTTAGATGTGGCCATTTGAATTTATCTCCAATGCCTACAACTAGCCTTATTAACATGTACTCGAAATGCAACTCGATATCCAATGCGTTATCGGTATTCTTTACTTCACCACTTGATCATAATGTGTTTGCTTATAATGCTATAATAGCAGGGTTAATTGCCAATGACTTGCCTAAAAGAGTTTTTGAATTCTATTTCCAAATGAGGGTTGTTGGTGTCATGCCTGATAAATTCACTTTCCCTTGTGTGCTTAAGGCTTGTATAAATGAAGTAGATGTGAAAAAGATTCACGCGTTGGTTTTTAAACTCGGGCTAGAGGATGATTTGTTCATCGGTAGTGCGTTGTTGCATAGTTATTTGATGTATGGGTTGGTGGATTTTGCGTTAGATGTGTTTGAGGATTTACCGGAGAGGGAAGATGTTGTGCTCTGGAATGCCATGATAAATGGCTATGCACAAACAGGTGAGTTTGGTAGTGCTTTGATGGTTTTTAGGTGGATGATTGAGGATGGGGTTGTTCCGAACAAGTTTAGCATAACGGGCGTACTTTCAGCTCTGGCAAATTATGGGGAATTTTATAATGGAAAGGTGATACATGGGTTTGTGATAAAAATGGGATTTGATTTGGGGGTTGCTATTTCAAATGCATTAATAGACATGTATGGTAAATGTAGTTGTGTTGCTGATGCTTTCGAGGTTTTTGAGATGATGTATGATAAGGATATATTTTCATGGAACTCGATAATTTGTGTGCATGAACAATGTGGTGATCACGAGGGAACACTGAGGGTTTTCAAAAGGATGTTGTCCGCTGGAGTTCGTCCTGATTTGGTGTCTGTCACCACTACACTTCCGGCTTGTGCTCATTTAGCTGCATTGAGGCATGGTAGGGAGATGCATGCATACATGATAGTTAACGGTCTGAGGAAAGATGCTGCTGACAAAGAATACAATGATACTTACATTGACAATGCAATTTTGGACATGTATGCCAAATGTGGAAGCATGCGTGAAGCTCAGCTGATCTTTGATACGATGAATTTCAAAGATGTAGCGTCGTGGAACATTATGATTAAGGGGTATGGCATGCATGGATTCGGCGTCAAGGCGTTAGAATTGTTTTGTGATATGTGTAAGGCAGAATTGAGGCCTGACGATGTCACGTTTGTTGGGGTTTTGTCGGCTTGCAGCCATTCAGGCCTTGTAAAACAGGGGAGAGAATTTCTTGCACAAATGCAGCCGAAGTACGGCGTTGTGCCTTCTATTGAACATTACACCTCTGTGATTGACATGCTAGGTCGTGCTGGGCAGCTTGAAGCTGCTTATGAGTTGTTATTAACAATGCCTATTAAGGCCAATTCTGTAGTATGGAGGGCATTCTTGGCTGCCTGTCGTCTCCATGGTAATTCTGATCTAGCTGAGGTTGCTGCAAATCAGGTACTTGATCTTGAACCAGAGCATTGTGGAAGTTATGTCATATTATCAAATGTTTATGGACAGACTGGTCGCTATGAAGAGGTTTTAGAGGTACGAGATGCAATGAAGCTACAAAATGTAAGGAAGACACCTGGTTGCAGTTGGATTGAACTTCGCAATGGTGTCCATGTCTTTATTACTGCTGATAAGTCACATCCTGAAGGAAACCTTATTTATGCTGGATTGAATTCTTTAACTGCTCGATTGCGTGAGCATGGTTATACACCTGAATCTGATGCCTTGGAAAGCAGTCCATGA